The Neodiprion lecontei isolate iyNeoLeco1 chromosome 6, iyNeoLeco1.1, whole genome shotgun sequence sequence TAGCCGAACAAAAGATCCGAGTTATGCAATGCTGATATAATTCAGAAGCTTCCCGGTTATATCATGACAAAGAAGGCAATTTCTCTGTGCCACTTTACTCGTGGCGAGTCCAACGGTTCCTTGACGTGGTCGCCGGTTTCCCACACCATTTCTCATAATATGTAACTGCAAACTGTACAACCGTCTAAACACGTTGTATAATACGGTCGCCAATTACATGTGAGAGCCGTGAAATCATACACATGTCATAATGCTCAGGGAGGTGGAAAGGCTCGATCGAACGAGGTCTTGGTGAAGGTTGTACGTGTTCGTTGGCCCCTGGAAATGCGGCGAGAGGAGCCCAAGCACGACTAACTCAGTCCTCGAAGACGATAGAGGGAAAATGACGTGCAATCAAATCAAAGATTATTTCCTCCAATAAAGTGGAACGCATTTCTTGGAGTAGCGCGGGAGGACTCCGAGGTTATAAATCTCCTGTAGCCCGGAGCGGACACTTATCAGTTTCAGAGTTGAGATATAGTCCTCAGGACCGCCGGGCGTTTGTCTCTGCAAATTGACGCCAGTCGAGTTATTAACTTCCTCGGCGACAAATTCGCGAAACTTTGTATAGTCCGTTTCACGCTAGAACTAATCGGATTCAACTTCATGAAATATCTCACAGTGCACGCTGCGTTTTGACTCACATCGCGACTCCGGGATTTCTAATTTCCATCATTGTATCGATCAATTTACAACCGTATGGTCATTTGAATTAGCCCTGCAGGATCATGTGGAGTGCAGATCGTGTGCGTTATAGCAACGCGAATGGCGCCAGCAGCTGTAACAAACTTAGTTTCCATGCAGTCCAACCAAGAAGGGATTAAGTATGACTTAGTACTGAAGTTGCGATCATTAGCTGTGTGGTCTTCTCAGCTGCTGGCCAAACTTCCTCTTAACTTGCTAGAGACCGTAGGGAAGGACGCGCTAGCTACGGGTTCTATTCCCTTCAGACATTGTTAGACTTCGCACTGTATTTCTTTTCTGCACTCACTACCATGCTACAGATTTCGTGCATGAGATAAAGATTTCCATAACACTGTACCGTAGTGTTACACTCGTGTTCTTTGGGTGATCGGTAAAACGGACCGAGTGTCAATCGTAGATCGATGAAGTACTGGTTCACGAGTGTTTGCCATCACCGGATTCAATCTCAACAAGACGGGCAGCCAATGATTTGAAGACCTCGATTATTTCCGGGGAAAAGAGGGGAACCGCGGTTTGTCGCCGATTGCGATAGTTCAGGTGTTCACACAGCCGTGAAAACCGACAGATGGGTATCTCACCCTCAAGTGTACGATTGCGATCGTGCTACAagatgtataaatgtatataaataggAGGATATTGTGTCGGATTGGAACAGTACGTCCCTGTGGTTACATCGCTACGAATCACGCGTGAGTATGATTGTTAATAAATAGTATAATAGTTTTACAAGTTCTCATACGCGTCTTGGTTGGCACTTGATTTGTTTCTTCACTGCAATGGAAAGTAATCGGATTTCAGTCTACGAAAATCTCTAATATCGTCTGTCAGTTTTCAAGCACCGTGCGTGAATCAGAATCGCATAACTGAAAGATGGGACTTGTTGTTTAGCTTGGGAACGTTTAGCGATCACTGCATGTCCAAAAATCTTAGCCGATACTACGTCTGTACGGTATATTTTGACGTGATAGAAGTGCGGTGACCGTTATCCACAGCCCGAATCTTGCTGCCGATgcggaaagaaaaacaaattaagaAACAATTATAGTGGTGTGTCGTAGATTATTGATACGAAGTAATCAATTCAGCCAATCAAGACATGCTTGAAACTGATTAATACGAGCAATCAAGCCTCAATTAGATACCGAATCACAGTACAAGCTCGTGACTGTGATCAGATGATCAGCGATAAGAGTTACCTGTTCTGTAGCCAACTCTTTCCTCCCCTACGACCcacgtaattattttcattcattcgagTCATATCAGCTCAATTTCTACGCAGAGACAGCATGAAATTCTACGGCGTAATTGTTCTCTTGGCGCTTGTCACCTTCGCCCATGGCCTACCTACCAGTAGTAAGTTGCGATCACCACAGTTTATTAGGTAAATTTAGCCacagaatttttattaatacgATTGTATGATTGTCTGAAACCCAGCGAAAACGAAGCGATCCATTAGCGACAATCTGGTATCGCTTGTCGAGAGTTTTCAGGACACAATGAAAACCGGCGACGAGGACTTGGGAATCCCTGTGTTGGAGCCCTTCGAAGCTGATTCCATTGACATATCTATCGACGAGACTTCAGTAGCGTGAGTAAGAGTTCATCAGCATCTCGATTCCGATCTAATGAAGATTATTTTCGTTCCACGCAGATTGGACGGCAATCTGAGTAACTTGAAGGTCGCGGGTCTGTCTCATTTCTCGATCGACACCTTGACGTTCAGTCTAATCGGAATCAGGTTCACCTTCGCTTTCACGTGGCCTAGTATCACCTTCAGCACGGGATATTCCATCGATGGCACGGTTTCGAATGACATAGCGGTATACGGCAACGGGAATGCAACGTAAGTTCCGCACTAGCACGATACCTCTGTCGAGAAGCCTTTGGCAAGGTTTTGGATCGACAGGAGAGAATCATAACTGCATTATTAACTGCAATATTATCATTTGCTGGGGTTTTCTAGAACAAATTACGCGGAGAATCTTTACCACCGATGTAGGGTATTTAACTTTAGTAAAACTGGGTAAACGTGCCTCGATCGATCGTTATGTTACAGTGGCGAGATCACCAATCTAGTCGTTTCGGGAACCGCCGCGCTATCCGTGAGCAATTCGTATCTCTACATTCGCAGTTTGACGAGCGAGATCAGCGTGGAAGATACGGAAGTGAGTGAAATGTGCTATCCACACTCATGCCTTTTTGagttctctcttctctttcgtCAATAATGATTTACTTCACAGTTCGCGATCACTGGAATCTGGAATGACGACGACGTGTCGAAGCTCATAGGGGATGTGGTCAGTGACATTGCCCCAGTCCTCGTCGAGGAGTACCAGGACGAGATCACCACCGCTGTCAATGAAGTAGTCACCGAATATGCCAACGACTACCTCGGCACTATGACTCTGGCCGACCTCATTGGACTCCTCGGATAAGTCAGTGCGGTTACTTGCTGGCGAAACTTCAATGTCCAGCAAAGCAGCGATCAGATGTTAATCCTTCCTTTGAATGCAGGATGAAATCGAGTGAATAAATAGATCGTTGACGAACAAACTGTAAAAACGATATATCTCACGTTACCTTCTACGAGAATTACGAGTTCATCGTTAATGATGACAAGTAACGATTTCCAGAACGAATTCAACATATACGCGCAGTCAGTCTTGAAACCACGAGGAAAACAATGTCTTGAATGCTCTTGATTTTTGAAACCGTCAAACACTGTACTAGTCGAGCGAAAACTTGACAGGTGACGGATTCGTAcctcgaatgaaaattggcgTTGTTCGTAGTCTGCGAAGTGGGAAACCCCCGAAGGATGGGGTGGTGGGCTGTTGGGCGGCGGGAGAGCAACAAACATAATTCAAACTTACGGGCGCCGCAGTATAATTACCGAATCTTGTAGCGGGCTCGCGGAGGTTGTCCTAAAACTTTGATCTAGGAGAGGGTGTGGAGGGTGGAACCAGCAAGGCCGCAGATAGAATAATGCCCCAAGGCTCGTTACAGCGGGGCCAGGTTGAATTTGACTCGGCCAAAATTTAAGCCGAAAGGTCCGTCTTCCGCGCGTCCCTCTTCACGGTGTCCTTCCCTCGGTTCCCCCTTATCTTCGGTGTGGCAGCTTGTTTGACTTCCGGCGCGGTGTCTCAGCGTGACCGGACGTACTTGATAACTGAATATCCTAGAGCCTCTTCTCTCAGCTAAGCCTACCGGTAAGCCTCTCCAAGGGTTGGCTTACATTAATCGAGTTCCTCCGAACTTCTATGGCTGATGCTCACACCGACTTTCGCCAGAAGATCCACCGCTGCTCGGGCAATTATCATCTTCACATCGTGCCTTTTAGCTCCATCCCCGGGGCTTCGAGTCCTCGTTACTCGAGCGAGAGTCGGAAGGATTAACCCGTCGAAAGACGCGAACGATGAAGAGTATCCTCATATTTCTCAATAAACGATAAATCACTCTTAGAAATATCTATATCTGTACGGGGACGTATAACGCTCTCTTATAgatctctctccctctctctctctatctctctccttctctccccATCCCCTTTGATTCTCCCGATGCCATTAATCTATGGTTATCTATGGCGTGTGGCGGATAAGTGCGTTCGAATGAGCCATTTCACCCTTGGGAGTTAAAGCCCTGAGAGAAGATCGAGGAATTCAGTGCCGAACTAACAGAAGGGCGACTCGAGACTGCCTGCTCCCGCCTTTCTTCGCCCTTCGGCGACCAACCGACGCCGCCCTTCGTGATGAGCTGTGCAAAACTTGACCACCACTCTCATCTCCTTCTTCTCTTACCAATCCGTGGTATCCTTCGACTTAATCGAAATTCGCTTATCGGTCAGACTTTTTTCTCAAATGCTCCAACTAAAAACCCATTAGAAACTAACGTCGGAGAACACAGTACAATCAAGAGTTAACTTCAAACtcaatcgaattttcaatcagcaagtacaactACAGTCATGTTCAGGCATGGATGCCATAGATGAACAGACTCACTAATCGCGACTCGGTGTACTTACGAAGAACTTATATCGTACGTACTGTCTCCGAGTCTCCACAGCGTTCTCTACGTTCTCTGTACGTATCGTACGTACCGTAACGTATCGGACAGCTGATGAAGCGCCAAGAGTGATCAGTGTGTCTTGAGTGCTACGCGTGTAAAGGTCTTACGCAAAGTATCGCGAGATGAAAACATGCAACGACACGGTTACAAACACCTTCGTAAATATAAGCCGTGTGACCGAAACGTGCATTGAGCTTCCCTGAAAGTTGTTGATACACCGTGACACCATCGTTTTGGTAAGTCGATGATATGCTTTCGCCAACTCACGATGCGACCGGCGATTTCAAGGACGACTACCGTGATTCCGGTTTAAGCGAACTAAGGgatgaacgaatgaaaaaaaattgagagaaaatgtTGGCTCGACAAAGTAAGAGAGTCGATAAGATATTCGCGATATCGCGTGGATCTCGGAATCTCCGGATCTCCCGGGGTTCTGTCTCTCCGTCTCGCGGGCTCGGTTCTTTCGGTGAGTAATGCTTTCCAGGTTATCTTTCCACCTTGGCTCTCATAACTTCACGGAAGGCGCGCACCCCCGTCTGGCCCCCCGCGAACGAAACGAAACCGGCCTTGCACCCCGCCTCGGTGTAGTCTAACGAACCAAAGAACTGGTTGACTCGCATGTGCGGACGGTTACAACTCTCCCTGCAGCCGCGTTATCGCGAAGCCCGTCGAGAGAGTTAAGTGGAAGAAAATGTGGCAAGAATCGTTGAAGCGAAGGGAAACTTCCCGTTTCTGCCGCGGGGCCGCCTCGAAACTCAACCGAACACAGGAAGCTTGTTAAAACGTAATGCCGAGCTTCTACCTTCCACTATACCTACACTGCCTAGATACGTACTATCGATTTCGGCATGCATGCGTCACGGATTTATACCGTACTGTTTGCCTCACGCACAAGGATGAGCACGCGTCTTAGCTCGACGCTTTTGACCGCTTACGAGAATTTTACGAGGTCAAAATTGCCCGGAAATCGTTTCTAGACAGCGTTACTTCGGAGTTTATTCGACTACCATTTCGTCGATTAttgtttcatcaaatttttactgtaGTGTAAAAAGCGTCCAAGCGTCGTGATAAACCTTCCGAGCTTTCGACCCTGACGAAAATTTCCGATTCGAAATTTCACTCGTTACGCGCGCGAGCACGAATGCTGCAATATTATTGTGGATGGGTCCCCATTGTGCGACGAGTGTGAATAGTTTGGAAGTGACGTCAGACGTGACGAGGGAGATATAATATGAAGTCGGTTCGCGGGTATCGCGAGCACCGAGCAGTCTGGAGAACTAAGTGTCTGGAGCAGATATTGTAGAACTCAGAAGCCAATGTGTCACCCAAGTCTCAGATTGTCTCCCCGCATCTCTGCTATCCGTGAAATGTCTGGAGCAGATTCCGAGGTTTGAGTGAGTGAAACGTTTTTGAACCATTGACTACTACTTACAATATTTAGTCAGAAATTGAGTTTCGCTAATGGCAAAGAAGTCGAGGCCTTGCAACGGTTCGCGAGGCGCGACCTTATTTCCTCGTTAATTTCTTATTAATAACCAAAGAACGCGGCGTGTTATGGTTTGAAAGGGTTCGGCTAAGGGTAGCAGATGGTGCGGGATATCGCTTGAGAAAAGAAACACCTTGTTGGGGTTGATGACATTTCGTGCACGTAATGTCAGTCGGCAGGTCGAGGCTGGCATTTCTCTGACCTTTGCCACCCTCGCCTCTCGACGTCAATTTAAcgtcattttaattttcacaacCATATACAGGTATAATCATCTTAGATCTTCAAGTAATTATCGCGTTTGAGTCGAGCGGCGAGGCAGCTGGTATTCGTAATTGAAGCTCAACCTTTTCGTGCCATCTTAAACGATCAATTAGCGAAAGCATATTCGCGATATGTTTAGAAAGTCTTCGAGTTTGGATAAAATattccggttttttttttacttcgaaTTTTGAGGGAAACTATTTCACTacttaaataataataataataatccttTAACCTTTTTTAACCTTTAAAATTTGCTTCGACtttatttgaaatgaaacacCGAAAAGCATGATCAAATAATATTCTTCGAATCACGAAGAtgtaagataaaaatataaaaattcacgGAACTTCCCTATTAGTCAAGGGTCGAAGCTGTTGACCTTGCAAAGTGTAGACGAGAACGGAAGTCTTTCTTCTCGAGTCACGCGAGGGCACGAAACACTCTTAAGGCTCAGTTGCTTAATCACACGCTTTTCAACGGTTCATGGGCGTCGTGGAAACGTCGGTTTGAAACATGTTTTTTGCCTGCAAGCAACAGTTAACGCGTTACAAAAACCGCGTATTGATCTATGGGAATAGATATATGGTGCATGCTCGGTGCGGTTATGCATGCTGCATATTTGTTTGCAGTAACTTTCCACAAATCATATTCAACGCATTAGCATGTAATtttgcagaaaaatatttggccAATTTTATAAATTGCCAAACAGTGGGTCGGACGGTTCCCTTATGCAATAACACGTTCGGAATTATCACGATGGAGTGCAACGGCGTTTTAGCGTTGAAATCGGAGTTTATACGTCAGTTATTGCATGTGCAGAATTGGCGTCGGATTAAAACCGTGGGGAATAATATTGAACgacttgaaataatatttcaccAACAATAAAAGCGAGCCGTTCATTCAACGGGGTGTACAATATTCGAAAATATGTTTTGAAATTCACCCTGCAGCTCAACGTTTTCAAAGCTGATAATTCCGTGTAATTATCGCTGCGTACATACAGCCTTGTGATTTGTGAGCTTTGCCATCGAACTTGTTATGTACGCATATCTATTCGTGCAACGTCGTTCATAATTTCGATGACAAATAAATCGACTGTCAATTTgaccattttgttttttctttcttttaaacAGAAATTTCCAAAGACAAAATTATCCGACGATTCATTTAACGAGTGGCAATAATGGTGCATAATCTGCGAATGATCGATTGCGAGCGTAACGGGCTTCGGATTTAAGCTTTCTCGACTTACGATCTGTTTCGCGAGGATCCTCGGTACCTATTGTCTGCAGAAGCCACGTCTTTGTCAAGCGATTACCTTGTATAGCCGTACACCGTACTCGCCGAACCTCCCCTCATCTCCCATTGCATTGTTTGtgtttatattattgtatttcgACATTATACGAGCTTAGCTGATTTAATTGTCATTGTTCCACCCACGGTCTTTGCAAATAATCGTACCAACACACGCCGCAGTTACCTACGTTACGCAGGTACTAGCCAAGCTggaaataaaagagaaattttacatattttgcttggttttttctttttttttttttaactaatcATTCACGCAGTTTTGAATGTagtttatatttcattactttGAAGCTTGATCAATGAGAAAAGATGACATATATTAGCGAGAAGATTTCGAACCATAAAGATTTAATGCGGACTTACGGTGTTCTAAAGGCTTTACAATACTTGCATGAGATTTCATTGGGCATCGTgatatttcaaagaatttcaaaagatCTCTGAAGATTTTCAGTATCTTCCCGGACTTGAATCACTAATTGTGTAGATCGAAATTCAAGACgaattcattttgaaaaaataaccaTCCAAAAGAGGTATTCTTTCTTACGATTACCTTGAACCCATGCACTTGAACGACAATCCTAGAGTTTGGCGAAGAGGGGAGAAAAGTCAGACCATTTTGTTTCGAAAAGTGGTTTTCAATGCTCGCGTCGACGCGGGGAGACCCCGTAAAGTGGCGTTGTATAATTCGCGGCACCAAATTCCGTCCATTTATGCCTGAGCTGACGATTAACCTTCGGTTGTGGCGAATAACTGTAGCACAATGTGCAAAGTCAACTTGGCGCTATGAGTATATTCACACTCTCTCGAGACCCAGgctttactctctctctctctctctctctctcttcctctccctctctctctggCTCTCTGACCGCTGTGCctctttctcctcctctttACTTCATCCCTTCGTGCAGCCATTTTGTTTCCGGTGTCCCGGGCCGACTTCCGGCCAGCGTCACGCAGTCCTTACAGGCCGCGGAGAACCCCGGGAGCTCTTGAGATCTACTTTTCTGattatattcaaattaaatGCGACTTCTGACCGGTAATATACTGCCGCCAATTTAACCTCGGCTAACAACCCTCCACGGAAGTTACACCCTCCTTGCCTCCTTGCCTTCTTCGCCTGCGATCGAGCCCTACACGTGTGTCAAATTCGCATCGAGATCTCGACTTTGTTTGTTTACCGCACGTATCGTTTTACCACCAACGAGCAATTCGTAGCCACACCTCGGTTTTGCCGTTGGCTCGAAGACTCCGCTTATACCGAAGCCGttttacttacaattaaaCTTGGCTGAATAGACCAATCAATCCGGGCGTTTTGGTACTTAAATCTCACCTGAAAACTAACTGCGCAGCAATTTGAAGCACGTTTAATAAACGAAAATGCACACGTTTATCCAACTCAGTTCAGGGGAcgacttatttttattaatgttcAAAAGTGGAAAACGCGTTTCTTTCTCAGTTTTTCGCTTCttggatgaaaaaagtaatcaaGCAATCATTGTACCCCAAGAAGAAAAGTCGTAGAGAGTTGAAATATCTTCGAAATGAGCCCaagtcatttttatttgaaaaaaaactttaaaaacCGTAGAAACGGGGtcattttccaaaaatttataactccGCCAATTCATAAGTTGTAGGGCAGGCCTTCTTCGACATAGTAGCGTAAATAACATGCAGATTACGTGGTCGAAGGATGGATGCTGTCGGATTAGTGGTTTTTGCACAATTTTGTATTCACATTATTTGTCCGTCATATTGCGTAATGTGTCCTTGCTCGAGAAACGcttcggtataaatttttcaaacggatTTTTAAAGTGTACCGTGCAAATCGTCTATCCCAGTTTGGCGTTAAAATGGGTGAAAATGCGTACAAACGTAGTGCTAAACGTCAAAGCGTGCGAATACTTGGCAATACttgtgatttcaattttttctgacaaaGGATGAggatatttatttgtatacaGCGTATTCGTGGAATGAGTTTTTTGCATAAAGTAATTGAATGCATATGTTTTCGATTAAAGAAGGTATTTTTGTGGGTAACGACCACATTTAATGTATTTAGCGAAAGGTTTTTGCACCAAGGGTACTTTTTGGGAGGGATTATTGTTACCTGAAGACAGTTTCAGACGATTTTTAGAGGGTTGATACAGGAACAAATTAGTCAtgatttgtcaaaattcaagGTACGCCATTCCTTTTGTTGTGTAAAAATAGTAGAACAATGcgactttttaaaaatttgtttaataatgcataatttttttttgtacggaCTCACAGTTTTACAATTCGTCCCGCGTTTGGTTAATTTggttttaattaaattcattg is a genomic window containing:
- the LOC124294974 gene encoding uncharacterized protein LOC124294974 — encoded protein: MYINRRILCRIGTVRPCGYIATNHADSMKFYGVIVLLALVTFAHGLPTSTKTKRSISDNLVSLVESFQDTMKTGDEDLGIPVLEPFEADSIDISIDETSVALDGNLSNLKVAGLSHFSIDTLTFSLIGIRFTFAFTWPSITFSTGYSIDGTVSNDIAVYGNGNATGEITNLVVSGTAALSVSNSYLYIRSLTSEISVEDTEFAITGIWNDDDVSKLIGDVVSDIAPVLVEEYQDEITTAVNEVVTEYANDYLGTMTLADLIGLLG